A genomic stretch from Nilaparvata lugens isolate BPH chromosome 8, ASM1435652v1, whole genome shotgun sequence includes:
- the LOC111052575 gene encoding uncharacterized protein LOC111052575 isoform X3 has protein sequence MADDGASNLERLGELREFLEKRKRHVEKQGSTDVNRFFVPRDTKLILRQSDAATSRWVGFDNEKHKVATRHGISIDLQTNAMRKIINMDSRQNAAVTTHPVRYRQFSHRSSSDSSINRCSQNVVVNPQLPPKMPEVLRGGKWVPANQEMRAKYLENVTKVSESVVFKLPPSSTVTSQPVDNQSNSFNSSSESEILFGAVDQLLTDVEHEPMECEEEPNNTALINEVDAEHISDEFEVSSDDEVESDETTECENVRNQTSGTSSQNRKLVDRTHKNCSSVAERERHIELTCEAEDIKVRLRAIEAETSEIEAIFSNLGTSEKRSRISEEDYEIDDVVELNTVRDLEVVEEAKEKINLAFGQKGKNKMRIPKIIRFLKLFPEAHRLIKRLRALKAQISELENGDSCQLTEWHIELKISATREAEDIKVRLRAIEAETSEIVAIFSNLGTSEQRRRILEKDYEIDDVVDWNTRRDLEVVKEAKEKIDVALGQEGKNKMRIPHKIIRFLKLFPEAHRLIKRLRALKAQISELENGDSCQQTESCSAQNGSKETPELCTRKKSQSERRTAMSTSQIKQEIIVISDDDDDDDNDRQMTANDKFQPNRQIEILPNIGHIKQELVVISSDEENGEYTPNTNQPSTVETNSENVNRRKLEFVPEADQGPSKRQKVSENNSYINGSHSEYESSSADVRSLPKPVSPHLLTAENIAQVPGNFRIRILKPEEIRPVRQEIPGVSDFHTFRREVSDPNSKTSTPHPKRSSLDGFLVPVTPGSITTSHSKDDDKNETASSQNESKTSESKSQEKRSHIDDFFEVSSRNSPLVPSKNTDSNKASSSSMIPHSIKIEAPFFEDSSEGNGSGSKKASSSQDRKHFMVPVAMEMESTFTQSRNEIRNEIPSSDSALQVQDARDEIVPVTESQSRNETRNDTPSSDSALQVRDGIVPVTETRLVGYEPDYSYINLWTDSDFEIPADVNPAASQQIMAVTTSENHKFLLSVLAEKIAGIQQKVDSNEGWLEVDMRKFQRPRALKCPCFYRDTNMMPYVQVEPCVDCAVGEKNRVIFEKQVRRFMKTNTPFVAMSVEEVSSSRNLQDWINTNVRVVGKLGMRGLQELNPSGAPQYLCKHVDHEYFLQSIDEAGGPYHICLDFDNLKEDVRVPLPGTQLQVSAELIVLNSTTGLEVMTSRPGNSETTSQKGTSGLGTMTSPRPGSSRLGTMTSQEGTSGSEPMTSRQSISGVVAMTPRKGPHPVTSPEREPFLKVMVVRDLDREERSALRNYSRALDLRRPFVPLFLRFDEAKIRNDNGDNDSCLD, from the exons ATGGCGGACGATGGAGCGTCGAATTTGGAGAGACTTGGAGAGCTGAGAGAATTTCTAGAAAAAAGGAAACGTCATGTTGAAAAACAGGGGTCAACGGACGTTAATAGATTCTTCGTCCCCCGAGATACCAAGTTGATTCTTCGCCAAAGTGACGCTGCCACCAGCAGATGGGTCGGATTTGATAACGAGAAACACAAAGTGGCAACCCGTCATGGTATCTCGATTGATCTGCAAACAAACGCCATGAGAAAGATCATCAATATGGATAGTCGTCAGAACGCAGCAGTTACCACTCATCCAGTCAGATATCGTCAGTTTAGTCACAGGAGTAGCTCGGATTCATCAATCAACAGATGCAGCCAGAATGTTGTAGTAAATCCTCAGTTGCCACCGAAGATGCCAGAAGTGTTGAGAGGTGGAAAATGGGTTCCGGCCAATCAAGAAATGCGTGCGAAATACTTGGAAAACGTTACTAAAGTCTCAGAATCAGTTGTCTTTAAACTACCGCCATCTTCAACGGTCACCTCACAGCCGGTCGACAACCAGTCTAACAGTTTTAATTCGAGTAGtgagagtgaaattttgttTGGTGCTGTAGATCAACTTTTGACTGATGTCGAACATGAACCAATGGAATGTGAAGAGGAACCCAACAATACAGCACTAATCAATGAAGTTGACGCTGAACATATATCTGATGAGTTTGAAGTATCATCTGATGATGAAGTAGAATCTGATGAAACAACAGAATGTGAGAATGTTCGCAACCAAACTTCGGGAACGTCTTCACAAAACAGAAAACTGGTGGATCGAACTCACAAAAATTGTAGTAGTGTcgctgagagagagagacatatTGAGCTAACATGTGAAGCTGAAGATATCAAAGTCAGACTTCGAGCTATTGAGGCAGAAACTTCGGAAATTGAGGCGATTTTCTCCAATTTAGGAACTTCTGAAAAACGCAGTAGAATATCGGAGGAAGATTACGAAATTGATGACGTTGTAGAATTGAATACTGTGAGGGATCTTGAGGTAGTTGAAGAGGctaaagaaaaaattaatttggctTTTGGACAAAagggaaaaaataaaatgaggaTCCCTAAAATTATTAGGTTTTTGAAGCTGTTTCCTGAAGCTCATAGACTCATAAAACGACTTCGAGCTCTTAAGGCACAAATTTCGGAACTTGAGAATGGAGATTCGTGTCAGCTGACTGAGTGGCATATTGAGCTGAAGATATCAGCAACACGTGAAGCTGAAGATATCAAAGTCAGACTTCGAGCTATTGAGGCAGAGACTTCGGAAATTGTGGCGATTTTCTCCAATTTAGGAACCTCTGAACAGCGCCGTAGAATATTGGAGAAAGATTACGAAATTGATGATGTAGTTGATTGGAACACTCGGAGGGATCTCGAGGTAGTTAAAGAGGCTAAAGAAAAAATTGATGTGGCTTTAGGACAAgagggaaaaaataaaatgaggaTCCCTCATAAAATTATTAGGTTTTTAAAGCTGTTTCCTGAAGCTCATAGACTCATAAAACGACTTCGAGCTCTTAAGGCACAAATTTCGGAACTTGAGAATGGAGATTCGTGTCAGCAGACTGAAAGTTGTTCAGCACAAAATGGCAGCAAGGAAACTCCGGAATTGTGCACCAGAAAAAAATCTCAAAGCGAAAGGCGAACGGCGATGAGTACATCACAAATAAAACAGGAAATCATTGTCatttctgatgatgatgatgatgacgataaTGATAGACAGATGACCGCAAATGACAAATTTCAACCCAACCGACAAATAGAGATATTACCAAATATCGGTCATATCAAACAGGAGTTAGTTGTAATTTCTTCTGATGAAGAAAATGGCGAATATACACCGAACACAAATCAACCGTCTACCGTTGAAACGAACAGTGAAAATGTGAATCGTAGGAAATTGGAATTTGTGCCTGAGGCAGACCAAGGACCATCTAAGAGACAAAAGGTTAGTGAAAACAATTCGTATATCAATGGTTCTCATTCTGAATATGAGAGTTCATCAGCTGATGTACGTTCTCTCCCTAAACCGGTTAGTCCTCATCTGCTAACAGCAGAAAATATTGCTCAAGTACCTGGAAACTTTAGGATTCGAATTTTAAAACCTGAAGAAATCAGACCAGTGAGACAAGAAATTCCTGGTGTTTCTGATTTTCACACTTTCAGACGAGAGGTGTCAGATCCTAATTCAAAAACATCAACTCCGCATCCTAAAAGATCTTCACTTGATGGATTTTTAGTACCAGTTACACCAGGTTCAATTACTACATCACATTCGAAAGATGACGACAAAAATGAAACTGCGAGCTCTCAAAATGAATCAAAGACATCTGAATCGAAATCACAGGAGAAGAGATCCCATATTGATGATTTCTTTGAAGTATCTTCTAGAAATTCTCCTCTGGTCCCTTCAAAAAACACGGACTCCAACAAggcttcttcctcttcaatgattcctcattcaataaaaattgagGCACCATTTTTCGAGGATTCATCAGAAGGCAATGGTTCAGGCTCGAAGAAAGCTTCTTCATCTCAAGATCGAAAACATTTTATGGTACCAGTAGCTATGGAAATGGAATCAACATTTACTCAATCGCGCAACGAGATTAGAAACGAGATTCCAAGTTCCGATTCTGCATTACAAGTTCAAGATGCAAGGGACGAAATAGTACCTGTCACTGAATCTCAATCGCGGAATGAAACTAGAAACGATACTCCAAG TTCCGATTCTGCATTACAAGTTCGGGATGGAATAGTACCTGTCACTGAAACACGGTTAGTAGGATATGAACCTGACTATTCCTACATCAACCTTTGGACCGATTCTGATTTCGAGATTCCAGCCGACGTCAATCCAGCCGCTAGTCAACAGATCATGGCAGTTACTACGTCAGAAAACCACAAATTTCTGCTAAGTGTGCTAGCCGAGAAAATCGCCGGAATTCAGCAAAAGGTCGACAGCAACGAAGGTTGGTTGGAGGTCGACATGAGGAAGTTCCAAAGGCCTAGAGCGCTGAAGTGCCCCTGTTTCTACAGGGACACAAATATGATGCCTTATGTGCAGGTCGAGCCCTGTGTTGACTGTGCGGTAGGAGAGAAAAACCGTGTCATTTTTGAGAAGCAAGTCCGGAGGTTTATGAAGACAAATACACCGTTTGTGGCTATGAGTGTGGAGGAGGTCTCCAGTAGTCGCAACCTGCAGGATTGGATCAACACCAACGTCAGAGTGGTCGGGAAGCTGGGCATGAGGGGTCTCCAGGAACTGAACCCCAGTGGAGCGCCGCAGTACCTCTGCAAACACG ttGACCACGAATACTTCCTGCAAAGCATCGACGAGGCAGGTGGACCTTATCACATTTGCCTCGACTTTGACAATCTGAAGGAAGATGTCAGAGTCCCACTACCAGGCACTCAACTTCAGGTATCGGCCGAACTGATTGTACTAAATTCCACCACTGGACTCgaagtgatgacgtcacggccGGGCAATTCTGAAACGACGTCACAAAAGGGCACTTCTGGACTTGGAACGATGACATCGCCACGACCGGGCTCTTCTAGACTTGGAACAATGACGTCACAAGAGGGCACTTCTGGATCTGAACCGATGACGTCACGACAGAGCATTTCAGGAGTCGTAGCGATGACGCCACGAAAGGGACCCCATCCAGTGACGTCACCAGAGCGCGAACCTTTTCTCAAAGTAATGGTAGTTCGCGATTTGGACAGAGAGGAGAGAAGCGCACTCCGGAACTACAGTAGAGCTCTAGATTTGAGGAGGCCTTTTGTGCCGCTATTTCTAAGATTTGATGAAGCCAAAATAAGGAATGATAACGGAGACAATGATAGTTGTTTAGATTAA
- the LOC111052575 gene encoding uncharacterized protein LOC111052575 isoform X2 gives MADDGASNLERLGELREFLEKRKRHVEKQGSTDVNRFFVPRDTKLILRQSDAATSRWVGFDNEKHKVATRHGISIDLQTNAMRKIINMDSRQNAAVTTHPVRYRQFSHRSSSDSSINRCSQNVVVNPQLPPKMPEVLRGGKWVPANQEMRAKYLENVTKVSESVVFKLPPSSTVTSQPVDNQSNSFNSSSESEILFGAVDQLLTDVEHEPMECEEEPNNTALINEVDAEHISDEFEVSSDDEVESDETTECENVRNQTSGTSSQNRKLVDRTHKNCSSVAERERHIELTCEAEDIKVRLRAIEAETSEIEAIFSNLGTSEKRSRISEEDYEIDDVVELNTVRDLEVVEEAKEKINLAFGQKGKNKMRIPKIIRFLKLFPEAHRLIKRLRALKAQISELENGDSCQLTEWHIELKISATREAEDIKVRLRAIEAETSEIVAIFSNLGTSEQRRRILEKDYEIDDVVDWNTRRDLEVVKEAKEKIDVALGQEGKNKMRIPHKIIRFLKLFPEAHRLIKRLRALKAQISELENGDSCQQTESCSAQNGSKETPELCTRKKSQSERRTAMSTSQIKQEIIVISDDDDDDDNDRQMTANDKFQPNRQIEILPNIGHIKQELVVISSDEENGEYTPNTNQPSTVETNSENVNRRKLEFVPEADQGPSKRQKVSENNSYINGSHSEYESSSADVRSLPKPVSPHLLTAENIAQVPGNFRIRILKPEEIRPVRQEIPGVSDFHTFRREVSDPNSKTSTPHPKRSSLDGFLVPVTPGSITTSHSKDDDKNETASSQNESKTSESKSQEKRSHIDDFFEVSSRNSPLVPSKNTDSNKASSSSMIPHSIKIEAPFFEDSSEGNGSGSKKASSSQDRKHFMVPVAMEMESTFTQSRNEIRNEIPSSDSALQVQDARDEIVPVTESQSRNETRNDTPSSDSALQAQDARDEIVPVTETQSRNETRNETPSSDSALQVQDARDEIVPVTETQSRNETRNDTPSSDSALQVRDGIVPVTETRLVGYEPDYSYINLWTDSDFEIPADVNPAASQQIMAVTTSENHKFLLSVLAEKIAGIQQKVDSNEGWLEVDMRKFQRPRALKCPCFYRDTNMMPYVQVEPCVDCAVGEKNRVIFEKQVRRFMKTNTPFVAMSVEEVSSSRNLQDWINTNVRVVGKLGMRGLQELNPSGAPQYLCKHVDHEYFLQSIDEAGGPYHICLDFDNLKEDVRVPLPGTQLQVSAELIVLNSTTGLEVMTSRPGNSETTSQKGTSGLGTMTSPRPGSSRLGTMTSQEGTSGSEPMTSRQSISGVVAMTPRKGPHPVTSPEREPFLKVMVVRDLDREERSALRNYSRALDLRRPFVPLFLRFDEAKIRNDNGDNDSCLD, from the exons ATGGCGGACGATGGAGCGTCGAATTTGGAGAGACTTGGAGAGCTGAGAGAATTTCTAGAAAAAAGGAAACGTCATGTTGAAAAACAGGGGTCAACGGACGTTAATAGATTCTTCGTCCCCCGAGATACCAAGTTGATTCTTCGCCAAAGTGACGCTGCCACCAGCAGATGGGTCGGATTTGATAACGAGAAACACAAAGTGGCAACCCGTCATGGTATCTCGATTGATCTGCAAACAAACGCCATGAGAAAGATCATCAATATGGATAGTCGTCAGAACGCAGCAGTTACCACTCATCCAGTCAGATATCGTCAGTTTAGTCACAGGAGTAGCTCGGATTCATCAATCAACAGATGCAGCCAGAATGTTGTAGTAAATCCTCAGTTGCCACCGAAGATGCCAGAAGTGTTGAGAGGTGGAAAATGGGTTCCGGCCAATCAAGAAATGCGTGCGAAATACTTGGAAAACGTTACTAAAGTCTCAGAATCAGTTGTCTTTAAACTACCGCCATCTTCAACGGTCACCTCACAGCCGGTCGACAACCAGTCTAACAGTTTTAATTCGAGTAGtgagagtgaaattttgttTGGTGCTGTAGATCAACTTTTGACTGATGTCGAACATGAACCAATGGAATGTGAAGAGGAACCCAACAATACAGCACTAATCAATGAAGTTGACGCTGAACATATATCTGATGAGTTTGAAGTATCATCTGATGATGAAGTAGAATCTGATGAAACAACAGAATGTGAGAATGTTCGCAACCAAACTTCGGGAACGTCTTCACAAAACAGAAAACTGGTGGATCGAACTCACAAAAATTGTAGTAGTGTcgctgagagagagagacatatTGAGCTAACATGTGAAGCTGAAGATATCAAAGTCAGACTTCGAGCTATTGAGGCAGAAACTTCGGAAATTGAGGCGATTTTCTCCAATTTAGGAACTTCTGAAAAACGCAGTAGAATATCGGAGGAAGATTACGAAATTGATGACGTTGTAGAATTGAATACTGTGAGGGATCTTGAGGTAGTTGAAGAGGctaaagaaaaaattaatttggctTTTGGACAAAagggaaaaaataaaatgaggaTCCCTAAAATTATTAGGTTTTTGAAGCTGTTTCCTGAAGCTCATAGACTCATAAAACGACTTCGAGCTCTTAAGGCACAAATTTCGGAACTTGAGAATGGAGATTCGTGTCAGCTGACTGAGTGGCATATTGAGCTGAAGATATCAGCAACACGTGAAGCTGAAGATATCAAAGTCAGACTTCGAGCTATTGAGGCAGAGACTTCGGAAATTGTGGCGATTTTCTCCAATTTAGGAACCTCTGAACAGCGCCGTAGAATATTGGAGAAAGATTACGAAATTGATGATGTAGTTGATTGGAACACTCGGAGGGATCTCGAGGTAGTTAAAGAGGCTAAAGAAAAAATTGATGTGGCTTTAGGACAAgagggaaaaaataaaatgaggaTCCCTCATAAAATTATTAGGTTTTTAAAGCTGTTTCCTGAAGCTCATAGACTCATAAAACGACTTCGAGCTCTTAAGGCACAAATTTCGGAACTTGAGAATGGAGATTCGTGTCAGCAGACTGAAAGTTGTTCAGCACAAAATGGCAGCAAGGAAACTCCGGAATTGTGCACCAGAAAAAAATCTCAAAGCGAAAGGCGAACGGCGATGAGTACATCACAAATAAAACAGGAAATCATTGTCatttctgatgatgatgatgatgacgataaTGATAGACAGATGACCGCAAATGACAAATTTCAACCCAACCGACAAATAGAGATATTACCAAATATCGGTCATATCAAACAGGAGTTAGTTGTAATTTCTTCTGATGAAGAAAATGGCGAATATACACCGAACACAAATCAACCGTCTACCGTTGAAACGAACAGTGAAAATGTGAATCGTAGGAAATTGGAATTTGTGCCTGAGGCAGACCAAGGACCATCTAAGAGACAAAAGGTTAGTGAAAACAATTCGTATATCAATGGTTCTCATTCTGAATATGAGAGTTCATCAGCTGATGTACGTTCTCTCCCTAAACCGGTTAGTCCTCATCTGCTAACAGCAGAAAATATTGCTCAAGTACCTGGAAACTTTAGGATTCGAATTTTAAAACCTGAAGAAATCAGACCAGTGAGACAAGAAATTCCTGGTGTTTCTGATTTTCACACTTTCAGACGAGAGGTGTCAGATCCTAATTCAAAAACATCAACTCCGCATCCTAAAAGATCTTCACTTGATGGATTTTTAGTACCAGTTACACCAGGTTCAATTACTACATCACATTCGAAAGATGACGACAAAAATGAAACTGCGAGCTCTCAAAATGAATCAAAGACATCTGAATCGAAATCACAGGAGAAGAGATCCCATATTGATGATTTCTTTGAAGTATCTTCTAGAAATTCTCCTCTGGTCCCTTCAAAAAACACGGACTCCAACAAggcttcttcctcttcaatgattcctcattcaataaaaattgagGCACCATTTTTCGAGGATTCATCAGAAGGCAATGGTTCAGGCTCGAAGAAAGCTTCTTCATCTCAAGATCGAAAACATTTTATGGTACCAGTAGCTATGGAAATGGAATCAACATTTACTCAATCGCGCAACGAGATTAGAAACGAGATTCCAAGTTCCGATTCTGCATTACAAGTTCAAGATGCAAGGGACGAAATAGTACCTGTCACTGAATCTCAATCGCGGAATGAAACTAGAAACGATACTCCAAGTTCCGATTCTGCATTACAAGCTCAAGATGCAAGGGACGAAATAGTACCTGTCACTGAAACTCAATCGCGGAACGAAACCAGAAACGAGACTCCAAGTTCCGATTCTGCATTACAAGTTCAAGATGCAAGGGACGAAATAGTACCTGTCACTGAAACTCAATCTCGGAACGAAACTAGAAACGATACTCCAAG TTCCGATTCTGCATTACAAGTTCGGGATGGAATAGTACCTGTCACTGAAACACGGTTAGTAGGATATGAACCTGACTATTCCTACATCAACCTTTGGACCGATTCTGATTTCGAGATTCCAGCCGACGTCAATCCAGCCGCTAGTCAACAGATCATGGCAGTTACTACGTCAGAAAACCACAAATTTCTGCTAAGTGTGCTAGCCGAGAAAATCGCCGGAATTCAGCAAAAGGTCGACAGCAACGAAGGTTGGTTGGAGGTCGACATGAGGAAGTTCCAAAGGCCTAGAGCGCTGAAGTGCCCCTGTTTCTACAGGGACACAAATATGATGCCTTATGTGCAGGTCGAGCCCTGTGTTGACTGTGCGGTAGGAGAGAAAAACCGTGTCATTTTTGAGAAGCAAGTCCGGAGGTTTATGAAGACAAATACACCGTTTGTGGCTATGAGTGTGGAGGAGGTCTCCAGTAGTCGCAACCTGCAGGATTGGATCAACACCAACGTCAGAGTGGTCGGGAAGCTGGGCATGAGGGGTCTCCAGGAACTGAACCCCAGTGGAGCGCCGCAGTACCTCTGCAAACACG ttGACCACGAATACTTCCTGCAAAGCATCGACGAGGCAGGTGGACCTTATCACATTTGCCTCGACTTTGACAATCTGAAGGAAGATGTCAGAGTCCCACTACCAGGCACTCAACTTCAGGTATCGGCCGAACTGATTGTACTAAATTCCACCACTGGACTCgaagtgatgacgtcacggccGGGCAATTCTGAAACGACGTCACAAAAGGGCACTTCTGGACTTGGAACGATGACATCGCCACGACCGGGCTCTTCTAGACTTGGAACAATGACGTCACAAGAGGGCACTTCTGGATCTGAACCGATGACGTCACGACAGAGCATTTCAGGAGTCGTAGCGATGACGCCACGAAAGGGACCCCATCCAGTGACGTCACCAGAGCGCGAACCTTTTCTCAAAGTAATGGTAGTTCGCGATTTGGACAGAGAGGAGAGAAGCGCACTCCGGAACTACAGTAGAGCTCTAGATTTGAGGAGGCCTTTTGTGCCGCTATTTCTAAGATTTGATGAAGCCAAAATAAGGAATGATAACGGAGACAATGATAGTTGTTTAGATTAA